DNA sequence from the Liolophura sinensis isolate JHLJ2023 chromosome 1, CUHK_Ljap_v2, whole genome shotgun sequence genome:
AAGCACCACCCATGATCCATCTGGTGTATTAGTACCTTAGATTACTTGATAATAATATGTTTATCTGTCATTGCACAAAATAATGAGATCAGCGTAATAGTTGGGTTTAGTATTGCAATGTTACCTCAAGCACAATATGTACTGTATCCTAATGCTAATAAAATCATTTGTTTCACTGCTGGCTTTCTGTCTTTATTTCAAGGGCTTTTAATACTTTCAGGACAAGAACATGGCTGATCGTGAAGATGATGTGATGGAGTCGAGCAATTCCCCAGCAACATCAAATTTCAGTAACCCAGGAACACCAGTTGTTGCCAGTAACCCAGGCACCCCCCGGTCAGACCTGGCTGACGTGAGAGCTACCCCACCCCCTCAAGCTCTCCAGAGGAGCATCATACCGCCACAGCCCCAGAGCAAATACACACAGCTATTGGCCGTGATTGAGGATATGGGTAGAGACATTCGTCCCACATATTCAGGGAGTAAATCATCAGCAGAGCGCCTTAAGAGAGGGATCGTTCATGCCAGGATACTTGTTCGTGAATGTTTACTGGAGTGTGAACGAAGTGCAAGGACATGAAAGTCATTGATTAGGATAACAGTATCTGAACACCCATGTCATTGACATTTGTAGTGGATAAAATACTCTGTCAAGAATCAAGAAGGATTCAGGTGAATCCTGtacatgaaaagaaatttaatgaATAGACACCGTAGTAGCAAGTTTTTCCTTTGAGATCATCATTTTATCATGCTATAATGCATTGTTTTTTGTAtggtaaaaatggaaaaaaacttTGATAGCCACCATTAATTACCAAACATGGAATCAAAATGTCATTGACACTGCCATGTACAATTATATACAGTATCATTTGTGGGCTGCTGCCTGTGTGTTAGGACcgtaaacattttacattataaGCTATGATAAAGACATGTTTTCCTCATTGTTACTTATAACTTATTTAATACATGGTTTGTACACATTAGTCTGTgctgtcattgtgatgtgttttttgaaaacatttacatgttttaactATTTTACATAAAGATATGCATCAAATTGGACGTTTTGGTATTGTTTTGaggtggtaatttttttttatgagaaaatTTGCCACAAGATAACAAGTGTTCACAGTAAAGGGGGAATCATTGATAGAATTTATAAATAGATTAAAGCACAGCATAGCTGGGAAGAGCTGAAAACAGTGTTCAGAAATAATTACTTGTATGGTaactttaaaaagtaaaaatgcatatttctgCGTTTCATCTGGAAGAAAAAAGGAGACCAAATTTTCTGagtcatattttatttaaatatatacacatagtgAGTTCTGGTCAATGTTTAGTGACCAGAGAGCCATGGTTGCCTAGAAGTATttgatcctacatgtataaataaagtaTAACAAATTGCAAATGTAAGATATTGTTTGTCATGTTCTTATGTTTTTATCAATATTGAATGACTAGTCTCACATGTAACATGCATGCAATTGAGAACAACCTGTTTACCTCTAGAAGCAAGGAACAAATGAAACAGTTGGCATGTGTACAAATCCTGCGTTTGTGGTAGTTGGCCCACACCTTGTCTGTTATTGTCTGAAAGCTGTTTTGAGGTATGTTCAGTACTTAAAAGGTAGCATAAGATCCTACTTTCattaccaaaagtaatatttcaaaaacttttatttgcctctaaaaaatACCAGGCCAAATACAGTAATGGCATGGTTTTGTTTGCTTCATGGATACCCTATTTTTGCTTTTCTACAAAATAGAgggtaaaataaatattttttataacatACAATTTCGTATGTGACTAACATCATAGACTTTTCAGGTATGTGGTGTAGTCCAGGCACGCCTGTCactacagtttcctccatccataaagtCTGACTAGCACAATATATTAATGTGGAAAATTATTGATCAGTCAATCATATTTTTCAATGGACATTATGTACTTCAACATTATGATCCCCTGTGAAGTTGTGGTGAATTCTAAACAACTTTgtctttggtacatgtacttacaatgTAGCAAAGTGTGATCAGGTGGATTGTCTGGTTATTACAATGTAGCACATGGTGATCAGGTGGATTGTCCGGTATTTACAATGTAGCAATGTGTGATCAGGTGGATTGTCTGGTATTTACAATGTAGCAAAGAGTGATCAGGTGGATTGTCTGGTATTTACAATGTAGCAAAGGTTGATCAGGTGGATTGTCTGGTATTTACAATGTAGCAAAGAGTGATCAGGTGGATTGTCTGGTACCTACAATGCAGAAAAGTGTGATCAGGGCATTGTGTTGTATTTACAATGTAGCAAAGGGTGATCAGGTGGATTGTCTGGTATTTAAAAGGTAGCAAAGGGTGATCAGGTGGATTGTCTGGTATTTACAATGTAGCAAAGGGTGATCAGCTGGATTGTCTGGTACTTACAATGTAGAAAAGTGTGATCAGGGCATTGTGTTGTATTTACAATGTAGCAAAATATGGTCAGGTTGTGTCTCTGATAcattatatacaatgtacaatatAACAAAGTGGGAGGGGTTTCTTCCTGGCTTTGACTGGTTTCCTTTTATCATTATTACACTTGGCTGTAGTCAGAAAAGTGAAACACTCACCTACTTTTCTGGGGTATGAAAGGCAATTAAATAATCAATCCTGTCTCAGTTGCTTTACGTGTGGCTCAGACTGTACACACTGGGTGCCAGTAAGTTTCACCCAATTCTCGTCTTCATTAAGCTTAAAGAGGAATTCTCTTAATGGTCACTAATTCCACCAGTTTTCCTTTTAAACATACTTTCCATACTTGACCCTTTTTAGTTTATAGgttgagaaaacataaaaatgacataaagtttagatgaaagagtgtgaaaagttattcctaaatgtggtcttgaatattttttccaatttttgagacacttgaaaataatttttgtatgctGGGTAtctgggaccaccttttggtatttatagtctttgtttaataatgtcataaaaaagGATGtaacaggtttaataaatatttttgctctagaatttgttcttttcagctaacagatgtattaaacctcaatttggatcatatttatatttttaatatgttcataaatattatcataatttagttaaatgtgtatgtttcgatataaacaacaaatttacattcaaataaatttattggacaagcatcacatccttatttagaacattattatgcaacaacgataaataccaaaagttggccccaaaaagatcatatttgcaaataagttttgacactctttcatctgattttgggaccatttctatgttttcttctcctttaagttgaGAATCCATGAAATCCTGATACTGCATGTCTATAAGACAAGAGCGAACAGATATTTTACCTCATAGCATGTCTATGCTGTGTATTCCTTTGTTGTTTCATTGTATAAAATGTGTTTACTGTTCCTGAAATCCTGAGACCAAACCTGGGTTCTGCCAAGATTTTTATATGCCAAATATGTATGGATTGTGCTCTGTCTGTCGTTACTGGTATGTTGATGAAGTGATCATCACATTTCTCAAATTGATTCTCAAAATACTTATAATGGTATTATAATGGTACATGAGGATGATGATGGTGGTGATAGAATGATAACATTGACTGACAACAAACCTGGGAGAGTTCATCTTACCTGTATCAGTGATACAGATTAAAAATAGTTCAGTTTGTTATGTGATATGTCAGAGAAATGGTTGGGTTTTTTCCATTCATAATGGACTGaataattttacatttgttcTGTTTGTTACAGGAAATCTTTGACATGGGTCTGGTGTTATAGCTGTCGACCTGATGGAGTGTGGTGATGGGAAGGTAGTGACCAGGCATGTGGTGGACACAGAGTTCACTGCAGACTCTGCGGAGTGGTGTCCCCTGGATGAGAATGCTGACCTACTGTTGTGTGGGATGTATCAGCTGACAGACCCAGACTCATCCACAACACCTTCGGTATGAAGATGGAAATAATAATTTGTAACACTATTAGACATGTAGAGTCATAAACAGCCATTAATAAAGTGATAACTACCAGCCAACTGGAATGCTTACTTATCCTTACACCTTATTTGTAAGGTGTGTAAATATATGGAAGCATATGATCAGTTACAGGAATATTTTGATAGGCTGAATTGATATTTATCATTATGAAACAGTTGTAATTTATATTTCAGTTTGCTAACATTTGTAAATAAGTGTACATAAATCTTGTTCAAAGGATATGAGTGCAGATATGctaaatgttattttatactgATGTTTCTGAGTTTGTTTTTAATGTCTGTTGTGTATGGGATCCatgatgtatgttttttttgtttcaatggCTAGTTTAACACTTAAAGGCATAGCATGCACAATTTGGATGCAGTCCTTTACTtttgaatgtaaaaaaatagATATGTTCAGAACTGCTAACTTCAcaaaatgattttgtaacatACCAGGTGTCACCATTTACAAtggtctgtatttattttaaataaatcccAAGAGAGTTCAATACAGTGTAGGTGATAAGTAAAgagaataaaagaataaaagaaaaatggggCATTAAAATCaactaaatattaaataaatgtactttgaCGTTTACCCTTGCATATGTTATTTTTTCCATCAAAACAAGGTTAATCTTCAGACCATTTCTTTATCACCCAACGCAAGCCAGCAGAAAAACCAGTATGATCATTCCATTTTGGAAACAGGTTTATTCAAATCATGAACTCGATTTATATGTGGCATTGATTTATAAtgaattgattgttgtttcaaaAGAAGCCCTAAAGTGTCTGCCAAAATATAACATACGCAAGACAGTAGTCTATTTGTATCTCTTGCGCTCCTAGGGCAAAGTTTAATTTATGAATGTCATGATCACTGACTTATCTTTTGCTTTACATGTTTTGAATGGTATGTGTTCTTGCTATTATCTTCAgtcagtttaaaacaaaaataagagaTCAAAAATTGACCttcagtgatatatatatatattccatttcATTTTGCTCAGACAGAAAATGTTCCCACAGATGTCCCCAAAAAGAGAATTGGGAGGATTTACCTGTTCAGAGTGCTTGATGATAATAACGGACAGTTTTCTTGTGAGGAAATGGAGCGTTTAGAAACTGCTGGGGTGCTGGACATTAAATGGAACAGTCTGAGATTGAATCAGTGTCCAGCATTTGTCGTGGCAGACTCAGATGGTAACGTCAACCTGTATTCTGTTAGTGTGGACAGATCAGGTCTGGAGAAGTGTGTAAGCCAGTTGTCATcagcttgtgtgtgtgtggagggtaAGAAGGCCCTGGTTCTGTCCTTAGATTGGTCTACTGCTGTTAATAAGAGGTATGTGAAAGTAATTTTTGTTTGGAATCCAATCATGACTTAAATTTGACTTAATTTCATCTTCATGTAATGTAAATTTGGTGAAGGCtcaaaaaacttgaaaatgacTAGTGATGTTCACGCCCCCATCACTGAACTAATACAATGTGGCCGGTACTTTCTTCCttgatagttacatgtatacttggaTATTGTAGCAAAATATTTACTCTGTTTTACTACTGTATAGGTTTTACAGAATAGAGAAATAAATTATTCACAGGGACAGTGTTGAAAACTTGTACATGCACACTATTAattctgtttgtatttgtaGATATCTGTATACATTGCAGTCCCATTAAAAGGTTTGACTGACATACTTAGAATCTTATGCTGTATAAGGTTGATCTTTGTGACTTGTATTCCAGTTCCCCTGCTCAAATCATATCCTCAGACTCAGAAGGAAGGTTGAATTTATTAGACTGTAATGTGGATGGACTTACACTAGTGTCTCAGTGGAAAGCCCATGACTTTGAGGGGTGGATTGCAGCCTTTAATGCTTGGGACACTAACATTGTTTACTCAGGTAAAGTCATATAGCTTAGTCTACTTTAAATTGAATGTGTTAAGAGTAAATGACCTCTTTGTATTGaccatggggcctccgtggctcagatggttgaCGCGCTaacgtagcgtaatgacccaggagcctcccaccaatgctgtcaaagtgagtccaagtccagctcatgctggcttcctctctggccataggtgggaaggtccaGCAgtatcctgcggatggtcgaaggtttcccccgggctctgcctggtttcccctcaccataatgctggcttcctctctggccataggtgggaaggtccaGCAgtatcctgcggatggtcgaagGTTTCCCACCtcagctctgcctggtttcccctcaccataatgctggctgccttcttctaagtgaaatattcttcagcaccaattgaattgaataaataaatattttgctaacccccttggccacggaAGCCAACCTTCCCCACAACTTCGTCTATGATAACAttctgtaagtgaaaaaatgtctgcttcatgtatgtgtaggcctatgtaataCTGATAGAACATGTTGCTTTTTATGCTTTCAGGGGGAGATGATTGTAAATTGAAAGGCTGGGATGTTCGGTGTAAAGATAAGCCTATTTTTGTCTCTAATAGGTATTGCATATGTTAAATTTTGAGCTGAAAATTCTTAAAAAggaaaatgattttttcttcacaagtgaacaagtaaaatataacaagtaaaatgataaatatgtaTTGTTGAGTAAAAAAACGACAATGATCTTCATCGGCATTAGGTCCagcctgctacaaggagataTCACTTGTGGTGTTGCCAAACTattgaaaacaatgttaaatcCTAGTCAGAAACATACATAGGAAAACCTTAGTTACAATGCTTTGGTTTTTACAGGCACATGATGGGTGTGGTCAGCATTCAGAGTAACCCTGTGAAGGAGTTTATATTAGCTACAGGGAGGTAAGTTGGCTTAACGTCATATGAACGGTAGACTGGCCcgcatagcacagttggtaaagcgtccgctttgggaccggtagatccaggatcaatccttgatcgagtcacacctaagactttaaaagaggaagttgtaacttgccaactcgcttggtgttcagcatgaaggggatagtgcaacgactggttgacccgtatcagtataatggcttgggcgggacggcttacttgccttcggtaagtcgtctcagtgaagcagcactaaataaaagagcaacaagggaggcacattacacgtacatgcaccctaatgattcctttgttgtcatatgactgaaaaattgttgagtacgacgttaaaccccaagcactcactcactcatatgaACAGTCATAAAGGGATATACCTTTAAGTCTTCCaattaataatgttaataaaACCATCATATTTACCACCTGTTAAGGGTTTTTGTCACTACTTTGTGGcttgtaatttattttatgtgttagGACGGGAAAATGCCAGAGTCCACTCTTTCTTTGTGAAGATTACAAATTGATCAGGTGAACCAGAAAATGCATACTGTGATACAAATGTATAATAGCAACTGATGTTGTTTGACTCTGCAGTAAAGACACTTACTATGCTGTGTTTCATGTAGACTGGGGATTGATGAATGATTGTATGAGTCAATGTTCAATTGGTATCTTGGCAGTCCATGATAAAGTAGATCCAATACTTGATTGTTTGTTTCAGCTATGATGAGCATGTGTTGCTTTGGGACACAAGGCAGATGAAGAGCCCTCTCTCCAACACTGCCCTTGGGGGAGGAGTATTCAGGATCAAATGGCACCCAAGGCATGGTCAGAAAGTACTCACTGCCACCATGCATAATGGTTTCCATGTGTTGGATGCCCGTGAAATCCCTTCAGGTAAATAGAAATTTTTATGTTCAAAGTTTCATATGGAAGATATGTTCTTTTCTCTATAAAATCATGATCCTTAAGAACTAAACTATtctacatttattcattttattgagATATGGAAACTAATAAAGGAGAAATTTAGCTTCACAGAAAACAgagaatatatatatgcttttgtGTGCAGTTGTGAGTGGACTGATGAGAATATGTTTGCCTTTCATTGATCATAGGCCCCCATAGACATGGGTTCACTCTACAGCATTCTCTGCCATGATCTGGTATAGTGTTTGCTGGACACTCTGCCAATAACTTGCCAAGGGttagtggtttactttgggcactctggtttcttccacccataaaactggatGTCATAGTAGAAAAGTTCTTGtttatggctttaaacaaccatgttgaaataaagaaataaatatatctgttgtGTTGTAGGAGCTAGTAGTCTCCCTTTGATGGCTCACTACTGCCAGGAGGAACATGGCTCATTAGCATATGGAGCTGATTGGTCAAGAAGTATCAGCATGGATTCAGCATATGACAGGATTGCTACTTGTTCATTTTATGACCATTCGTTACATATCTGGGACATTCATCcctgaaataaatgaatcacaTTGTAGACATGTCACCATGTTTCCTGTTTTCATGCTATTGATTTCCATTTACCAAAAGACTGCATACACTGTAAATGACTGAAACTTTGGATCTTAATAAGGTGGTTTTGAGGTTTCTTAGGAAGGCAGGCCGATAATATCCTACAAgcaaaatgtaagtttcagcttCAGATATAATATTTCGATATATTCAGTTCAAAAATTCACTCCTTTCATATTATTTACAGTAACCATTGCCTGTTACCACTGCCTGATAAGATATCAAGGTTTATtggtatatatatgtttgatgATCATATAATAACATCCACATAGGGATTAATATCACAATATACATCATTTAACCCTGTTACTATATATAAGCTACAGATAAGTGTTTCAAAGTGGTCACAATTAAGTTAACTATACTATTCTACTTATCTCCAGAAAAGACCAGGCCTCTGTGACTT
Encoded proteins:
- the LOC135473058 gene encoding cyclin-dependent kinase 2-associated protein 2-like, with amino-acid sequence MADREDDVMESSNSPATSNFSNPGTPVVASNPGTPRSDLADVRATPPPQALQRSIIPPQPQSKYTQLLAVIEDMGRDIRPTYSGSKSSAERLKRGIVHARILVRECLLECERSART
- the LOC135473053 gene encoding diphthine methyltransferase-like, with the translated sequence MECGDGKVVTRHVVDTEFTADSAEWCPLDENADLLLCGMYQLTDPDSSTTPSTENVPTDVPKKRIGRIYLFRVLDDNNGQFSCEEMERLETAGVLDIKWNSLRLNQCPAFVVADSDGNVNLYSVSVDRSGLEKCVSQLSSACVCVEGKKALVLSLDWSTAVNKSSPAQIISSDSEGRLNLLDCNVDGLTLVSQWKAHDFEGWIAAFNAWDTNIVYSGGDDCKLKGWDVRCKDKPIFVSNRHMMGVVSIQSNPVKEFILATGSYDEHVLLWDTRQMKSPLSNTALGGGVFRIKWHPRHGQKVLTATMHNGFHVLDAREIPSGASSLPLMAHYCQEEHGSLAYGADWSRSISMDSAYDRIATCSFYDHSLHIWDIHP